A single Cannabis sativa cultivar Pink pepper isolate KNU-18-1 chromosome 7, ASM2916894v1, whole genome shotgun sequence DNA region contains:
- the LOC115698013 gene encoding protein LURP-one-related 15: protein MAYAYGAAAPSNPPMANPIAVVSPHFCAPYPVDLIIAKKLMTLSEGSFAVTDVNGAVMFKVKGSVFSIHDRRLLLDASGNPVISLRQKIITAHRRWQVYRGDSSDSKDLVFSVKKSSVLQFKTELDVFLGANTKEDVPDFKVKGSWLERSCTIYLGNTSNIIAQMHKKHSVESVLLGKDTFSVTVYPHVDYAFIVGLVVILYEINEDRKDND, encoded by the exons ATGGCGTATGCGTACGGCGCCGCCGCACCAAGCAATCCTCCAATGGCGAATCCGATCGCCGTAGTAAGCCCTCACTTCTGTGCACCTTATCCAGTCGATTTGATCATTGCGAAAAAGCTCATGACCTTATCGGAAGGTTCTTTTGCCGTTACGGATGTTAACGGCGCCGTTATGTTTAAGGTCAAAGGCTCTGTTTTCAGTATCCACGACCGCCGTTTGCTTCTTGACGCCTCCGGTAACCCCGTCATCTCCCTCCGCCAAaag ATAATAACTGCTCACAGAAGATGGCAAGTATACAGAGGAGATAGCTCAGATTCAAAAGACTTAGTTTTCAGTGTGAAGAAATCTTCTGTACTTCAATTCAAGACAGAATTGGATGTGTTTTTGGGTGCTAACACAAAAGAAGATGTACCTGATTTCAAGGTCAAAGGTAGCTGGCTTGAAAGATCATGCACTATATATCTTGGAAATACATCCAATATCATTGCACAA ATGCACAAGAAACACAGTGTTGAAAGTGTTTTGCTTGGAAAAGACACATTTTCAGTGACAGTGTATCCTCATGTTGATTATGCCTTCATAGTTGGTTTGGTGGTCATTCTTTATGAGATTAATGAGGACAGAAAAGATAATGACTGa
- the LOC115697426 gene encoding rab GTPase-activating protein 22: MWRDSGTPADSFYEVRPECTDVPKTRFKIKAGKTLSVRKWQAAFTQEGYLDIGKTLSRIQRGGVHPSIRGEVWEFLLGCYDPKSTFDEREQLRQRRRIQYLRWKEECLQLFPVVGSGRFITAPVITEDGQPIQDPLVILESNPGKGPVFPSQENNTAISNTANNLEPVKDKKVIQWMLTLHQIGLDVVRTDRTLVFYEKQDNLSKLWDILAVYAFIDTDVGYCQGMSDLCSPMIMLLNDEADAFWCFERLMRRLRGNFRCTDSSVGVETQLSNLAAITQVIDPKLHQHLETLGGGDYLFAFRMLMVLFRREFSFCDSLYLWEMMWALEYDPDLYSLYEEPEGVSERVEGSRGKPKSVRQCGKFERENMKNKANSSEAPLPISVFLVASVLKDKSTKLLQEARGLDDVVKILNDITGNLDAKKACTGAMKLHKKYLKKAKKT; this comes from the exons ATGTGGAGGGATTCCGGAACTCCTGCTGATTCTTTCTATGAGGTCCGCCCTGAGTGTACTGATGTTCCTAAAACTCGATTCAAAATCAAg GCTGGTAAAACATTAAGTGTGAGGAAATGGCAGGCTGCGTTTACTCAAGAAGGGTATCTGGATATCGGCAAGACTTTAAGCCGGATCCAACGTGGG GGAGTTCATCCGTCGATTAGAGGAGAAGTGTGGGAATTCTTACTTGGGTGCTATGATCCGAAGAGCACATTTGATGAAAGAGAGCAGTTACGTCAACGTAGAAG AATACAATACCTAAGGTGGAAGGAAGAATGTCTCCAATTATTTCCCGTTGTTGGAAGTGGTAGATTTATTACCGCCCCTGTAATCACCGAAGATGGTCAACCTATTCAAGATCCCCTAGTAATTCTTGAATCAAATCCAGGCAAGGGACCTGTTTTCCCTTCTCAGGAAAATAACACGGCTATATCAAATACTGCTAATAATTTGGAACCCGTGAAGGACAAGAAAGTAATTCAGTGGATGCTTACCCTACATCAAATAG GTCTTGATGTGGTTCGCACTGACAGGACATTGGTCTTCTATGAGAAGCAAGATAATCTATCGAAACTTTGGGATATTCTTGCTGTTTACGCCTTCATAGATACAGATGTCGGCTATTGCCAAG GAATGAGTGATCTTTGTTCCCCGATGATTATGCTTCTCAACGATGAAGCTGATGCATTTTGGTGCTTTGAACGTCTGATGCGCAGATTG CGAGGAAATTTCAGATGCACCGATAGTTCTGTTGGAGTGGAGACTCAACTTAGTAATTTAGCTGCGATTACACAAGTTATTGACCCGAAACTTCATCAGCATTTGG AAACACTCGGTGGAGGTGACTATTTGTTTGCGTTTCGGATGCTTATGGTTTTATTTCGGCGAGAGTTCTCTTTCTGTGATTCATTATATCTTTGGGAG ATGATGTGGGCTCTGGAATACGATCCGGACTTGTACTCTTTGTATGAAGAACCCGAGGGAGTTAGCGAAAGAGTTGAAGGATCTAGAGGGAAACCAAAGTCAGTACGTCAGTGTGGGAAATTCGAGAGAGAAAATATGAAGAATAAGGCAAATAGTTCAGAAGCTCCGCTCCCTATCTCGGTTTTCCTTGTTGCTAGTGTCTTGAAGGATAAGAGCACGAAGCTACTGCAAGAAGCTCGGGGTCTTGACGATGTTGTTAAG ATATTGAATGATATAACTGGAAATTTAGACGCGAAAAAGGCATGCACCGGTGCAATGAAGCTTCACAAGAAATATCTAAAGAAG gccaagaagacatga
- the LOC115697778 gene encoding uncharacterized protein LOC115697778 encodes MKKLFFFRSSATGTGNSNNKEESYPENLSSSQASHMAESSFPSPKGLFSKSRKQVSDVQNSSNNTPVLRRSRSMSSAAFVGVEPAQCDFSSSRNHSRSPTPSVRSGGVPHQHSDRSLRSLTPERRTTKRFEMPALQNTHGVGRHGSACSPKKHHDSSGSSSTSSSNVSSKVVDRYIDGEQHQGQNKPEHNAQGNLGGSSGKGGNWRPPRVQYASPSSPAESVKDKRRGHSFRESKSSHLRFSSTDLAEYGFGHESPRRLAKNVVERLSQPRVQETSQKEISYDMPVTLEDIYGGSMNRGFDANSDIVPPRNYSLDEPCETVKKYHGEDDNDYPYFQNKVVGDHCEVLEEMDVHLKRRSKEAEEKVMVLSEELEQQSFLHGSGFDVQSLIQKIGELAEERVSLAHDVSSLLHSQIAERASFKEELRHAKEDLKCQTRRLEKEKYELQSALEREIDRRSNEWSSRLEKYQSEEQKLRERVRELAEQNVSLQREVSSFSDKDAESRSKITYFEQQYKDLTERVDNMKEENQDLQKNLTEFQENYKAAEENRVCVQKNFENKEKECRELHKSITRLLRTCSEQEKTIVGLREAFDEELEKSQQLGNFDKHVARLQMEQMRLTGVEVALRRELETLRLEVDSLRRENMNLLTRLKSNGREGVTLTIQLDKEMWTRICCLQNQGLSMLTENSQLCSKLLEFVKGRIVQCSDTKHGNEAIKHGLDGHFVMESEMKVQGMRREIESLSRSLLTISSLLDDKSKLTASIFQPKNMDANGLVHSNWQTPEDHIKYELKAETLLTSLLREKLYSKEQEVEQLQAELATAVRGTDILQCEVQNAMDNAAFVAHKLKDLELQMLKKDDTLNSIQNDLQESNKELTVMRGMLPKISAERDLMWNEVKQYSEKNMLLNSEVNVLKKKLESLDEEILLKDGQITILKDTIGKKKPFDLLLSSPDSTPDFCLQ; translated from the exons ATGAAGAAGCTATTCTTTTTCAGATCCTCTGCCACTGGCACTGGAAACTcgaataataaagaagaaagttACCCTGAGAATCTGTCATCAAGTCAAGCCAGTCACATGGCTGAGAGTAGTTTTCCAAGTCCCAAAGGCTTGTTTTCCAAGTCTCGAAAACAAGTATCTGATGTTCAGAATTCGAGTAATAATACCCCAGTTCTTAGGAGGAGTCGTTCTATGTCATCAGCAGCCTTTGTTGGTGTTGAGCCAGCACAATGTGATTTCTCTTCCTCAAGAAATCATAGTAGATCTCCCACTCCTAGTGTAAGGAGTGGTGGTGTCCCTCATCAGCATAGTGATCGTTCCCTTCG TTCTCTTACACCCGAGAGGCGAACAACCAAGCGTTTTGAAATGCCAGCTTTGCAGAATACACATGGAGTAGGGAGACATGGTTCTGCTTGTTCTCCTAAGAAGCACCATGATTCCTCTGGAAGCTCTTCCACTTCCTCCAGTAATGTCTCGAGTAAAGTTGTGGATCGCTACATTGATGGGGAGCAACACCAAGGACAGAACAAACCTGAACACAATGCTCAGGGAAATTTGGGTGGAAGTAGTGGCAAAGGAGGCAATTGGCGCCCTCCACGCGTGCAGTATGCCTCACCTTCTTCTCCAGCAGAAAGTGTCAAAGATAAACGAAGAGGTCATTCATTTAGAGAATCCAAAAGCTCTCATCTTCGTTTCTCCTCTACAGACTTGGCTGAATATGGATTTGGTCACGAATCACCCCGCAGACTTGCTAAGAATGTTGTTGAGAGGCTTTCACAGCCTCGTGTTCAGGAAACTAGTCAAAAGGAGATTAGCTACGACATGCCAGTTACACTCGAAGACATTTATGGTGGATCCATGAATAGAGGCTTTGATGCTAATTCTGACATAGTTCCTCCAAGAAATTATTCACTGGATGAACCTTGTGAAACTGTTAAAAAATACCATGGGGAGGATGATAATGATTATCCATACTTCCAAAATAAAGTGGTTGGAGATCATTGTGAGGTTTTGGAGGAAATGGATGTGCACTTAAAGAGAAGATCTAAGGAAGCTGAGGAGAAGGTCATGGTTTTATCTGAAGAACTCGAGCAACAAAGCTTTCTACATGGAAGTGGATTTGATGTGCAGTCTTTGATTCAGAAAATTGGGGAACTTGCTGAGGAAAGAGTAAGCTTGGCACATGATGTTTCAAGCCTTCTGCATTCACAAATTGCTGAACGAGCTTCGTTCAAGGAAGAACTTAGACATGCGAAAGAAGACCTGAAATGCCAAACCCGAAGACTAGAGAAGGAAAAATATGAGTTACAATCAGCACTGGAGAGGGAGATAGACAGGAGGTCCAATGAGTGGTCAAGTAGGCTTGAGAAATATCAGTCAGAGGAACAAAAGCTTCGTGAGCGAGTTAGAGAGCTTGCAGAGCAAAATGTATCACTTCAAAGGGAAGTCTCAAGTTTTAGTGATAAAGATGCAGAGAGCAGAAGCAAGATCACCTATTTTGAGCAACAATACAAGGACCTGACCGAAAGGGTGGACAACATGAAAGAGGAGAATCAAGATCTTCAGAAGAATCTTACCGAGTTTCAAGAGAACTATAAAGCTGCAGAAGAAAATCGGGTTTGTGTAcaaaagaattttgaaaacaaagaGAAAGAATGCAGAGAACTACACAAGTCTATCACAAGATTATTAAGAACCTGCAGTGAACAAGAGAAGACAATTGTTGGTTTGCGAGAAGCCTTTGATGAGGAACTGGAGAAGAGCCAACAGTTAGGGAATTTCGATAAGCATGTGGCAAGGTTGCAAATGGAGCAAATGAGATTGACAGGAGTGGAGGTGGCCTTGAGAAGGGAGTTGGAAACTTTAAGGCTTGAAGTTGATTCTCTTCGACGTGAGAATATGAATTTATTAACCAGGTTAAAAAGCAATGGAAGAGAAGGTGTTACTTTAACTATTCAGCTCGATAAGGAAATGTGGACTCGCATTTGCTGTTTACAAAATCAAGGACTGTCAATGTTAACCGAAAATTCACAGTTATGCTCAAAATTACTTGAATTTGTCAAAGGCAGAATTGTCCAATGTTCAGATACAAAGCATGGAAATGAAGCTATCAAGCATGGTTTAGATGGGCACTTTGTCATGGAATCTGAAATGAAAGTTCAAGGAATGAGACGCGAGATTGAAAGCTTATCGAGGAGTTTGCTGACAATTTCCAGTTTGTTGGATGACAAGTCCAAACTAACAGCTTCTATATTTCAGCCAAAGAACATGGATGCAAACGGTTTGGTGCATTCAAATTGGCAAACTCCAGAG GACCATATAAAGTATGAACTCAAAGCAGAAACTTTGTTGACAAGTttattgagagaaaaattatattctaaAGAACAGGAGGTTGAACAGTTACAAGCTGAGCTTGCAACAGCTGTAAGAGGTACCGATATACTTCAATGCGAAGTCCAAAATGCAATGGACAACGCTGCCTTTGTCGCCCACAAGTTGAAAGATCTTGAACTTCAG ATGCTTAAGAAGGATGATACTCTTAACAGTATCCAGAATGATCTTCAAGAATCGAACAAGGAGTTAACCGTTATGAGAGGTATGCTGCCAAAAATCTCTGCAGAGAGAGATTTGATGTGGAATGAAGTGAAGCAATATAGTGAAAAGAACATGCTTTTGAACTCTGAGGTTAATGTACTGAAAAAGAAGTTAGAGTCTCTCGACGAAGAGATACTTCTCAAGGATGGTCAGATCACAATCCTAAAAGACACCATAGGGAAGAAGAAACCTTTCGATCTTCTCCTATCGAGTCCTGACTCAACACCAGACTTTTGTCTCCAATAA
- the LOC115698270 gene encoding protein LURP-one-related 10, with translation MGTKLPAPAPSFTPVAHPVRVVGSEFMAPYPVELVMTEKSLTLREGTFTVTDTQENLIFKVKGSIFSLHDRRTLLDATEKPILSLAQKIMTMHKRWHVYKGESSDAKDLLFTAKKSSIIQFNTDLEVFLGGNTKQEIPDFKVKGSWFQRSCKITLGDESAVIAQMHEKDSAASLFLGKEAFRVTVFPNVDYAFVVALIVILREINADRTGTD, from the exons atgggAACGAAGCTTCCAGCTCCGGCACCGAGCTTTACTCCGGTGGCTCATCCGGTGAGAGTGGTGGGGTCAGAATTCATGGCGCCGTATCCGGTGGAGTTGGTGATGACGGAGAAGAGCTTGACTCTGAGAGAAGGTACTTTTACGGTAACAGACACTCAAGAGAATCTCATCTTTAAAGTCAAAGGCTCCATTTTCAGCCTCCATGATCGTCGGACTCTCCTTGATGCCACTGAAAAGCCCATACTCTCCCTAGCCCAAAAG atAATGACAATGCACAAGAGATGGCATGTATACAAAGGAGAAAGCTCAGATGCAAAAGACTTACTTTTCACAGCCAAAAAGTCTTCAATCATTCAATTCAATACAGATTTAGAAGTGTTCTTAGGTGGAAATACAAAGCAAGAAATTCCTGATTTTAAGGTCAAAGGGAGTTGGTTTCAAAGATCATGCAAGATAACTCTTGGAGATGAATCTGCTGTTATTGCACAA ATGCATGAAAAAGATAGTGCAGCAAGTTTATTTCTTGGAAAAGAAGCATTTAGAGTGACTGTGTTCCCTAATGTGGATTATGCCTTTGTTGTTGCATTGATTGTGATTCTCCGTGAGATTAATGCCGATCGAACTGGAACTGACTGA